From a region of the Arvicanthis niloticus isolate mArvNil1 chromosome 6, mArvNil1.pat.X, whole genome shotgun sequence genome:
- the Il9r gene encoding interleukin-9 receptor, producing the protein MALGRSIVEGWTLERSAVKQVFWFLICSCVCSCVCWGVSVPEQGGGQKAGTFSCLSNSVFRIDCHWSAPELGQESRAWLLFTSNQVADIQHKCTFWDSMCTLVLPEEEAFLPFDNFTITLHRCIMGQEQVSLVDSQYLPRRHIKLDPPFDLQSNVSSGRCVLTWGISFVLEPLITSLSYELAFKRQEEAWEQARHKDRIVGVTWLILEAVELNPGSTYEARLRVQMMLENYDDKTEEEYYKSHWSEWSQPVSFPSPRRRQGLLVSRWQWSASILVAVPIFLLLTGLVHLLFKLSPRVKRIFYQNVPSPEAFFHPLYSVYHGDFQTWTGVHRTRPQARQDGVSTPSGGSESSIWEAIATLTYSPACPVHFASLKWEAPDPGFLGPPGSEHVLPAGCLELEGQPSAYLPQEDWAPLGCARPPPLDSDSDSSDYCMLDCCEKCHLSAFSEHTQSPELTLAQPVALPVSSRA; encoded by the exons GTTGGACCTTGGAAAGATCTGCAGTGAAACAGGTCTTCTGGTTCCTGATCTGCAGCTGTGTCTGCTCCTGTGTCTGCTGGGGAGTCTCTGTCCCAGAGCAGGGAGGAG GGCAGAAGGCTGGAACATTCTCCTGTCTTAGCAACAGTGTTTTCAGGATTGACTGCCACTGGTCAGCTCCAGAGCTGGGCCAGGAATCCAGGGCCTGGCTCCTCTTTACCAG TAACCAGGTGGCTGACATCCAGCACAAGTGCACCTTCTGGGACAGCATGTGTACCCTGGTGCTGCCTGAGGAGGAGGCGTTCTTGCCTTTTGACAACTTCACCATCACACTGCACCGCTGCATCATGGGACAGGAGCAAGTCAGCCTGGTGGACTCACAGTACCTGCCTCGGAGACACA TCAAGCTGGATCCGCCCTTTGATCTGCAAAGCAATGTCAGCTCCGGGCGTTGTGTCCTGACCTGGGGTATCAGTTTTGTTCTGGAGCCCTTGATCACATCCCTCAGCTACGAGCTGGCCTtcaagaggcaggaagaggctTGGGAG CAGGCCCGGCACAAGGACCGTATCGTTGGAGTGACCTGGCTCATCCTTGAAGCTGTCGAACTGAATCCTGGCTCCACCTACGAGGCCAGACTGCGTGTCCAGATGATGTTAGAGAATTACGATGACAAGACAGAGGAGGAATATTATAAGAGCCATTGGAGTGAGTGGAGCCAGCCCGTGTCCTTTCCTTCTCCCCGGAGGAGACAGG GCCTCCTGGTCTCACGCTGGCAGTGGTCAGCCAGCATCCTTGTTGCTGTGCCCATCTTTCTTCTGCTGACCGGCCTTGTCCACCTTCTGTTCAAGCTGTCACCTAG GGTGAAGAGAATCTTTTACCAGAATGTTCCCTCTCCCGAGGCGTTCTTCCATCCTCTCTACAGTGTGTACCATGGGGATTTCCAG ACCTGGACAGGGGTTCACAGAACCAGACCACAAGCAAGACAGGATGGTGTCAGTACTCCATCAGGAGGCTCAGAGTCCAGCATCTGGGAGGCCATCGCCACACTCACCTATAGCCCAGCATGCCCTGTGCACTTTGCCAGCCTGAAGTGGGAGGCCCCAGACCCTGGCTTCCTGGGGCCCCCAGGTTCAGAGCATGTGCTGCCAGCAGGGTGTCTGGAGTTGGAAGGACAGCCATCTGCCTACCTGCCCCAGGAGGACTGGGCCCCACTGGGCTGTGCCAGGCCCCCTCCTTTAGACTCAGACAGTGACAGCAGCGACTATTGCATGTTGGACTGCTGTGAGAAATGCCACCTCTCAGCCTTTTCAGAACACACCCAGAGTCCTGAGCTCACACTGGCTCAGCCTGTGGCCCTTCCTGTGTCCAGCAGAGCCTGA